In a single window of the Alkalidesulfovibrio alkalitolerans DSM 16529 genome:
- a CDS encoding 2-oxoacid:acceptor oxidoreductase family protein: protein MSQTIRTRVFMTGVGGQGTLTATKILAQAALNEGLPVTAGEIHGMAQRGGVVESTVLIGGYRSPRIAHGEAHVLLGFEPLETLRALAYLAPGGIIVSSSESIPPISVCRGKECGPSLAEIEAASKACAAEACLLPILSLAREAGAPQAPNMVLL from the coding sequence ATGAGCCAGACCATTCGGACGCGTGTTTTCATGACCGGCGTGGGCGGCCAAGGCACGCTCACGGCCACCAAGATACTGGCCCAGGCCGCCCTGAACGAGGGCTTGCCCGTGACCGCGGGCGAAATCCACGGCATGGCCCAGCGCGGCGGCGTGGTCGAGTCCACGGTGCTCATCGGCGGCTACCGCAGCCCGCGCATCGCCCACGGCGAGGCCCACGTGCTGCTCGGCTTCGAGCCGCTGGAGACGTTGCGCGCCCTGGCCTACCTCGCGCCGGGCGGCATCATCGTCTCCTCCTCGGAGAGCATCCCGCCCATCAGCGTCTGCCGGGGCAAGGAGTGCGGCCCGAGCTTAGCCGAGATCGAGGCCGCTTCCAAGGCGTGTGCGGCCGAGGCCTGCCTCCTACCAATCCTTTCGCTCGCCCGCGAGGCCGGAGCGCCCCAGGCCCCGAACATGGTCCTGCTC